In one window of Deltaproteobacteria bacterium DNA:
- the mazG gene encoding nucleoside triphosphate pyrophosphohydrolase, protein MEKAVAPNSYFERLIDLVQTLRSDRGCPWDQAQTPEKIKVYLIEEAYEVLDAIESGTHKEVCAELGDLLFHIVFLAVIFEEIGAFSIKDVVRAITEKMIRRHPHVFGKVQVSNVDEVKAQWQEIKTAEAQNKEIARKSFLDTVPRKLPALMRAYRLGERASGAGFDWPDVGSVLMKVDEELREFKAVLKKGDAQKSAEEFGDLLFTMVNLSRFIRVHPETALTAAISKFISRFQSVEEALRKQGRSLDSASIEEMDRIWEECKTDEGTESPPPEVNT, encoded by the coding sequence GTGGAAAAAGCAGTAGCGCCCAATAGCTATTTTGAACGCCTTATTGACCTGGTTCAGACCCTTCGCAGCGACCGCGGTTGCCCATGGGACCAGGCACAAACTCCCGAGAAAATCAAAGTATATTTGATAGAAGAGGCCTACGAGGTTCTGGATGCCATTGAATCCGGCACGCACAAAGAAGTGTGTGCGGAACTTGGGGACTTGCTCTTTCATATTGTGTTTTTGGCTGTGATCTTCGAAGAGATCGGGGCTTTCAGCATCAAAGACGTGGTGCGGGCAATCACCGAGAAGATGATTCGGCGTCATCCCCATGTATTTGGTAAAGTCCAGGTCTCAAATGTCGATGAAGTGAAGGCCCAATGGCAGGAAATCAAAACCGCTGAAGCCCAAAACAAGGAAATAGCCCGAAAGTCTTTTCTTGATACTGTCCCCAGGAAGCTCCCAGCCTTGATGCGAGCCTATCGTTTGGGAGAACGGGCCTCAGGAGCCGGATTCGATTGGCCGGATGTCGGCAGTGTACTCATGAAGGTTGATGAAGAGCTAAGGGAGTTCAAGGCTGTGTTGAAAAAAGGTGATGCCCAGAAGTCAGCCGAAGAATTCGGGGATTTGCTTTTTACCATGGTAAACCTCAGTCGATTCATAAGAGTCCATCCTGAGACGGCCCTTACTGCGGCCATTTCAAAGTTTATATCACGATTTCAATCAGTTGAGGAGGCTTTGAGGAAACAGGGTCGCTCGCTGGATTCGGCTTCCATTGAAGAGATGGACAGGATATGGGAGGAATGTAAGACAGACGAAGGTACAGAGTCACCACCACCAGAGGTTAATACCTGA
- a CDS encoding CvpA family protein has protein sequence MNALDIAISLIGGFCLVRGLFRGVIKEITSVVGVFGGFYGAYTFYPLLAGWLSRLIANRAYLNIISFFLAFTIIFLAIGFAGVILKHLFRAAALGWADRILGGTFAMLKAVLIVSVLLIPLMAFLPKDSAVIKNSRIAPYVSATSEKLVAAVPMEMREKFRDNVKALKASWKKQ, from the coding sequence ATGAATGCGCTGGACATAGCCATTAGTTTGATCGGGGGATTTTGTCTGGTTCGTGGCCTCTTCCGTGGCGTCATAAAAGAGATAACCTCCGTTGTTGGGGTGTTTGGCGGTTTTTACGGAGCCTACACTTTCTATCCGCTACTGGCAGGCTGGCTTTCTCGGTTGATCGCAAATAGAGCATATCTGAACATTATTAGTTTCTTCCTGGCTTTTACCATCATCTTTCTTGCCATTGGATTTGCAGGCGTGATCCTCAAACATCTGTTCAGAGCGGCTGCATTAGGTTGGGCAGACCGTATTCTCGGTGGCACCTTTGCCATGCTAAAGGCTGTTCTCATCGTCTCTGTGTTACTGATTCCTCTTATGGCATTTCTTCCTAAGGACTCTGCTGTGATAAAGAATTCCCGCATCGCTCCCTATGTGAGTGCGACGTCGGAGAAGTTGGTTGCGGCAGTACCTATGGAAATGAGAGAGAAGTTCCGCGATAACGTCAAAGCGTTGAAGGCATCGTGGAAAAAGCAGTAG